One part of the Anopheles merus strain MAF chromosome 3L, AmerM5.1, whole genome shotgun sequence genome encodes these proteins:
- the LOC121600487 gene encoding uncharacterized protein LOC121600487 isoform X1 translates to MKHFKRIVSLLTNTVLLVGIILALPVIIAILVLFQVHRQIVAQLLAIKYGSSFRGLVQGSDVVWAGQERSSKAVASVLLLFEKPVHVSDDSAHLLELFRERFKRLHSVDAYQKLFWQRRIQWGYYFWIKQGLPLWSDRYVKQLDVIPTSSSCLSKRQLCALIGSISNRDCNGTSWELLVGRQPLCHDDSTVMLYPVLFRYHHSIADGIAIFRTFCKEFLDSTATAEEHVWNPNADNQTAVHGFFTWRNVFRMAYRGPRFLAHEILLKRECNPFYGPEPSNNKIVCWAGDHAGRPANHATPAISAIKTVKRLVNDCSFTDILLTAFATSLGAHCRRKRLPVPTTVTIGQMRRFHRESEVIQLRNRSTAVFKTLPIGSLPCGSSTIDQLKCQINAVKGPDEGFQASTDALITHLSVSYLPELLPASVVRALFARSKFSIAMSNIPAFAGSVSLGRYILREATFWVPNIERNLFGLTLLTTDGRLQIGAIADRTIIKDEEELEQILNETLQELSNMACMIKCNEIPFT, encoded by the exons ATGAAACACTTTAAACGGATTGTTTCACTATTGACGAACACAGTGCTGCTGGTTGGGATTATATTGGCTTTACCTGTGATAATAGCAATCTTGGTGTTGTTTCAAGTGCATCGACAAATAGTGGCGCAATTGCTGGCGATTAAATATGGCTCATCGTTCCGCGGGCTGGTGCAAGGATCGGATGTGGTGTGGGCAGGGCAGGAACGATCATCCAAGGCAGTGGCAAGCGTGTTGCTTCTGTTTGAGAAACCTGTGCATGTGTCAGACGACAGCGCGCATTTGCTGGAGCTGTTTCGTGAACGATTCAAACGTCTTCACTCAGTTGATGCGTATCAGAAATTGTTCTGGCAAAGGCGCATTCAGTGGGGTTACTATTTTTGGATCAAACAGGGGCTTCCGCTTTGGAGCGATCGTTACGTCAAACAGCTCGACGTGAttcccaccagcagcagctgcctTTCCAAAAGACAACTCTGTGCACTAATTGGCTCAATCAGCAATCGGGATTGCAATGGTACGAGCTGGGAGTTGCTCGTTGGAAGACAACCATTATGTCACGACGACAGCACTGTAATGCTGTACCCG GTCCTTTTCAGGTACCATCATTCAATCGCTGATGGAATTGCAATATTTCGAACGTTCTGCAAAGAATTCCTCGACAGTACGGCCACGGCGGAGGAACACGTGTGGAATCCAAATGCGGACAATCAGACCGCGGTGCATGGTTTTTTCACTTGGCGTAATGTCTTCCGTATGGCTTACCGTGGGCCGAGATTTTTGGCACACGAAATATTGCTCAAGCGGGAATGCAATCCGTTCTACGGTCCGGAAccaagcaataataaaatcgTCTGCTGGGCAGGCGACCATGCAGGGCGACCAGCAAATCACGCGACTCCGGCGATAAGCGCAATCAAGACAGTCAAGCGTTTGGTAAATGATTGCAGCTTTACAGACATTTTGCTGACGGCATTTGCCACGAGTCTTGGGGCACACTGCAGGCGGAAGCGCTTACCCGTGCCAACGACCGTCACTATCGGGCAGATGCGGCGGTTCCATCGCGAGTCTGAAGTAATTCAGCTGCGCAATCGCTCGACGGCTGTATTTAAAACGTTGCCAATAGGCAGTCTGCCATGCGGATCGAGCACAATCGACCAGCTCAAATGCCAGATAAATGCTGTAAAAGGTCCGGACGAAGGATTTCAGGCCAGTACAGATGCTTTA ATTACTCACCTGAGCGTGTCGTACCTTCCAGAGCTACTGCCGGCTTCAGTTGTACGGGCATTGTTTGCTAGAAGCAAGTTTTCGATTGCTATGTCCAACATTCCTGCCTTCGCCGGCAGTGTCTCTCTGGGAAGGTACATTCTCAGGGAGGCCACATTCTGGGTACCCAACATTGAGCGCAACCTGTTCGGGTTGACCTTACTGACAACGGACGGCCGCTTACAGATAGGTGCAATCGCTGATAGGACAATAATTAAGGATGAAGAAGAACTCGAACAAATACTTAACGAAACATTGCAGGAGCTAAGCAATATGGCGTGCATGATAAAATGCAACGAAATACCTTTTACATGA
- the LOC121600487 gene encoding uncharacterized protein LOC121600487 isoform X2 has translation MAYRGPRFLAHEILLKRECNPFYGPEPSNNKIVCWAGDHAGRPANHATPAISAIKTVKRLVNDCSFTDILLTAFATSLGAHCRRKRLPVPTTVTIGQMRRFHRESEVIQLRNRSTAVFKTLPIGSLPCGSSTIDQLKCQINAVKGPDEGFQASTDALITHLSVSYLPELLPASVVRALFARSKFSIAMSNIPAFAGSVSLGRYILREATFWVPNIERNLFGLTLLTTDGRLQIGAIADRTIIKDEEELEQILNETLQELSNMACMIKCNEIPFT, from the exons ATGGCTTACCGTGGGCCGAGATTTTTGGCACACGAAATATTGCTCAAGCGGGAATGCAATCCGTTCTACGGTCCGGAAccaagcaataataaaatcgTCTGCTGGGCAGGCGACCATGCAGGGCGACCAGCAAATCACGCGACTCCGGCGATAAGCGCAATCAAGACAGTCAAGCGTTTGGTAAATGATTGCAGCTTTACAGACATTTTGCTGACGGCATTTGCCACGAGTCTTGGGGCACACTGCAGGCGGAAGCGCTTACCCGTGCCAACGACCGTCACTATCGGGCAGATGCGGCGGTTCCATCGCGAGTCTGAAGTAATTCAGCTGCGCAATCGCTCGACGGCTGTATTTAAAACGTTGCCAATAGGCAGTCTGCCATGCGGATCGAGCACAATCGACCAGCTCAAATGCCAGATAAATGCTGTAAAAGGTCCGGACGAAGGATTTCAGGCCAGTACAGATGCTTTA ATTACTCACCTGAGCGTGTCGTACCTTCCAGAGCTACTGCCGGCTTCAGTTGTACGGGCATTGTTTGCTAGAAGCAAGTTTTCGATTGCTATGTCCAACATTCCTGCCTTCGCCGGCAGTGTCTCTCTGGGAAGGTACATTCTCAGGGAGGCCACATTCTGGGTACCCAACATTGAGCGCAACCTGTTCGGGTTGACCTTACTGACAACGGACGGCCGCTTACAGATAGGTGCAATCGCTGATAGGACAATAATTAAGGATGAAGAAGAACTCGAACAAATACTTAACGAAACATTGCAGGAGCTAAGCAATATGGCGTGCATGATAAAATGCAACGAAATACCTTTTACATGA